From a single Miscanthus floridulus cultivar M001 chromosome 8, ASM1932011v1, whole genome shotgun sequence genomic region:
- the LOC136473883 gene encoding calcium-transporting ATPase 7, plasma membrane-type-like, translated as MDTMGVQAAFQVVVLLVLQYRGREIFGVSEKANGTMIFNAFVLCQVFNEFNAQEIERRKVLAGVLGNKMFQGIIAVKFIPVPDRPLREILATRRTSTAAESSYSRRSRRTSAAVASAPPSAPPSMESTQTRPVEHATPPSSCSGRSWR; from the coding sequence ATGGACACCATGGGCGTGCAGGCAGCGTTCCAGGTCGTCGTCCTCCTGGTGCTGCAGTACCGCGGCCGCGAGATCTTCGGCGTCAGCGAGAAGGCCAACGGCACCATGATCTTCAACGCCTTCGTGCTCTGTCAGGTGTTCAACGAGTTCAACGCGCAGGAGATCGAGCGGAGGAAAGTCTTGGCCGGCGTGCTCGGCAACAAGATGTTCCAGGGCATCATCGCCGTCAAGTTCATCCCCGTGCCTGACCGGCCGCTACGTGAGATCTTGGCAACCAGGAGGACCAGCACGGCCGCGGAGAGCTCCTACAGCCGGCGCTCCAGGCGGACCAGCGCGGCCGTGGCAAGCGCGCCGCCGTCGGCGCCCCCGTCGATGGAGAGCACGCAGACACGGCCCGTGGAGCACGCGACGCCGCCCTCCAGCTGCAGCGGGAGGAGCTGGAGGTAG
- the LOC136473882 gene encoding remorin-like isoform X2, which translates to MNSDYTTNEGANGRPHRKNQALSRPKAIPSKWDDAQKWLVGMSNGGRADGTHGGARVKPRNSNADDRRLLGSSSQNGRVSCSSVDGALEYSMVVAAAPSTPPRTGEGGDDVEETKKIDCMVQQQHGSPPKAVMRSVCLRDMGTEMTPIASKEPSRTATPLRASTPVARSPISSRSSTPARRRQEGPVGVTTAAVVGTTEQAAAAGKVGCVGEERPVVGHVPSANSLESRAAAWDEAERAKFMARYKREEVKIQAWENHEKRKAETKMKKMQMKADQMKLRAQEKLSNRLATTHRMAEEQRATAEAKLNERAVRTSEKANYIRRTGHLPSSFKISCLCGSSFE; encoded by the exons ATGAACTCAG ACTACACCACCAATGAGGGCGCCAACGGGCGTCCGCaccgcaagaatcaagccttgtCTCGGCCCAAGGCGATCCCGTCCAAGTGGGACGACGCGCAGAAATGGCTCGTGGGCATGTCGAACGGCGGCCGCGCGGACGGAACCCACGGCGGCGCCAGGGTCAAGCCCAGGAACTCCAACGCCGACGATCGGCGCCTCCTCGGCTCGTCCTCGCAGAACGGCCGTGTGTCCTGCAGCAGCGTGGACGGCGCCTTGGAGTACAGCATGGTGGTGGCCGCCGCGCCCTCGACGCCGCCGCGGACCGGCGAGGGGGGCGACGACGTGGAGGAAACCAAGAAGATCGACTGCATGGTGCAGCAGCAGCATGGCTCGCCGCCCAAGGCGGTGATGCGGTCCGTGTGCCTGCGGGACATGGGGACAGAGATGACCCCCATCGCCAGCAAGGAGCCGTCCAGGACGGCCACGCCGCTGCGTGCCTCCACGCCCGTTGCGCGGAGCCCAATATCCTCGAGGTCGTCCACCCCAGCGAGGAGACGCCAGGAAGGGCCTGTGGGCGTgaccaccgccgccgttgtagGGACGACCGAGCAGGCAGCGGCAGCAGGCAAGGTCGGTTGTGTCGGCGAGGAGCGCCCCGTGGTTGGTCATGTGCCCAGCGCGAACTCGCTGGAGTCGCGCGCGGCAGCCTGGGATGAGGCTGAAcgagccaagttcatggcgag GTATAAGCGTGAAGAGGTAAAGATACAGGCCTGGGAGAACCATGAGAAGAGAAAAGCTGAGACGAAGATGAAGAAAATGCAG ATGAAGGCCGATCAGATGAAATTACGGGCTCAAGAGAAGCTGTCCAACCGGCTGGCCACGACGCATCGGATGGCCGAGGAGCAGCGGGCGACCGCTGAGGCGAAGCTCAATGAGCGTGCGGTAAGGACATCAGAGAAGGCCAACTACATCAGGAGGACAGGGCACCTGCCGTCCTCCTTCAAGATTTCTTGCTTGTGCGGCTCAAGCTTTGAGTAA
- the LOC136477454 gene encoding probable serine/threonine-protein kinase At1g54610, with the protein MGGLCSKEGVVEAPPAAPHPVAQLQKASSQSLKQLITLTAKEEDAAVVHAVIARTESNAKDNGGIDALALAKEAVEKTAPPVVFITSLSKSYSTAGAPTHHRCAALDIGGNNNNAAADCGAHAQAQVISSVPQGFSGEHVIAGWPSWLTSVAGEIVEGWLPRRADTFERLDKIGQGTYSNVYKARDLQSGKIVALKRVRFVNMDPESVRFMAREIHILRRLDHPNVIKLEGIVTSRLSHSLYLVFEYMEHDLAGLAALSGQRFTEPQVKCFMRQILEGLRHCHARGVLHRDIKGSNLLIGDNGVLRIADFGLATFFDPGKTQPMTSRVVTLWYRPPELLLGATEYGVAVDLWSTGCILAELLAGKPIMPGQTEIEQLHKIFKLCGSPSEDYWAKAKLPDVTLFKPQRPYRRKIAETFKDFPPTALALLDTLLAIEPSARGTVASALDSEFFRTKPLACDPASLPKYPPCKEYDAKLRGQEASRQNTAGIGGKGSVSVKPGRDDAKGAAPAQDVAIADYQRRQARANQKSTSHHYSSLEDSVPGFRIEPPAVAVRGPATLQSGGGFGSTWYNRSDQRAVSRASSSVRASASHLTSQRSYAQSRGTDLHPSSSAATNANSRYNRLDVAEPANAVGRPGSSHQKNLGMRDASVGFGGRNKRIHYSGPLMPPGGNMEDMLKEHEKQIQQAVRKARVEKKTNRHYY; encoded by the exons ATGGGCGGCCTCTGCTCCAAGGAGGGCGTCGTGGAGgcgccgcccgccgcgccgcaCCCCGTGGCGCAGCTGCAGAAGGCGTCGAGCCAGTCCCTGAAGCAGCTCATCACGCTCaccgccaaggaggaggacgccgCCGTCGTGCACGCCGTCATCGCCCGAACGGAGTCCAACGCCAAGGACAACGGCGGCATCGACGCACTCGCGTTGGCCAAGGAGGCCGTGGAGAAGACCGCGCCTCCCGTGGTCTTCATCACGTCCCTCAGCAAGTCCTACAGCACCGCCGGGGCGCCCACGCACCACCGGTGCGCCGCGCTGGATATCGGCGGGAACAACAACAACGCGGCCGCGGACTGCGGCGCGCACGCGCAGGCGCAGGTGATCTCCAGCGTGCCGCAGGGGTTCTCCGGCGAGCACGTCATCGCCGGATGGCCCTCCTGGCTGACGTCCGTCGCTGGAGAGATCGTCGAGGGGTGGCTGCCCCGGCGTGCCGACACGTTCGAGCGGCTGGACAAGATCGGGCAGGGCACGTACAGCAACGTGTACAAGGCGCGGGACCTGCAGAGCGGCAAGATCGTGGCGCTGAAGCGGGTGCGCTTCGTCAACATGGACCCGGAGAGCGTGCGGTTCATGGCGCGGGAGATCCACATCCTCCGGCGGCTGGACCACCCCAACGTGATCAAGCTGGAGGGCATCGTCACCTCGCGCCTCTCGCACAGCCTCTACCTCGTCTTCGAGTACATGGAGCACGACCTCGCCGGCCTCGCCGCGCTGTCGGGGCAGCGCTTCACGGAGCCGCAGGTCAAGTGCTTCATGCGCCAGATCCTCGAGGGCCTGCGCCACTGCCACGCGCGCGGCGTCCTGCACCGGGACATCAAGGGCTCCAACCTCCTCATCGGCGACAACGGCGTGCTCCGGATCGCCGACTTCGGGCTCGCCACCTTCTTCGACCCCGGAAAGACGCAGCCCATGACCAGCCGCGTCGTCACGCTCTGGTACCGCCCGCCGGAGCTCCTGCTCGGCGCCACCGAGTACGGCGTCGCCGTGGACCTGTGGAGCACCGGCTGCATCCTCGCCGAGCTGCTCGCGGGCAAACCCATCATGCCCGGCCAGACCGAG ATCGAGCAGCTGCACAAGATCTTCAAGCTCTGCGGCTCGCCGTCCGAGGACTACTGGGCCAAGGCGAAGCTGCCCGACGTGACGCTCTTCAAGCCGCAGCGGCCGTACCGGCGCAAGATCGCCGAGACGTTCAAGGACTTCCCTCCCACGGCCCTGGCGCTCCTGGACACGCTGCTCGCCATCGAGCCGTCGGCACGGGGCACGGTGGCCTCTGCTCTGGACAGCGAG TTCTTCAGGACCAAGCCGCTGGCATGTGATCCGGCGAGCCTGCCCAAGTACCCGCCCTGCAAGGAGTACGACGCCAAGCTCCGAGGTCAGGAGGCCAGCAG GCAAAACACAGCGGGCATCGGAGGCAAGGGCTCTGTATCCGTCAAACCGGGGAGAGACGACGCCAAGGGCGCCGCGCCAGCTCAGGACGTCGCCATTGCTGACTACCAG AGGAGGCAGGCGCGCGCCAACCAGAAGAGCACCAGCCACCACTACAGCTCGCTGGAAGACAGCGTGCCGGGCTTCCGCATCGAGCCACCGGCCGTGGCCGTGCGCGGGCCGGCGACGCTGCAGAGCGGCGGCGGCTTCGGGTCGACGTGGTACAACAGGAGCGACCAGCGTGCGGTCTCGCGCGCGTCCAGCTCCGTCAGGGCGTCGGCGTCGCACCTCACCTCGCAGCGGTCCTACGCGCAGTCCCGGGGCACCGACCTGCACCCGAGCTCGTCGGCCGCCACCAACGCCAACTCCAGGTACAACCGGCTGGACGTCGCGGAGCCGGCCAACGCTGTCGGCCGCCCCGGCTCCTCCCACCAGAAGAACCTCGGCATGCGGGACGCATCAGTC GGTTTTGGAGGGAGGAACAAGAGGATCCATTACTCGGGGCCGCTGATGCCGCCCGGCGGGAACATGGAGGACATGCTCAAGGAGCACGAGAAGCAGATCCAGCAGGCCGTGCGCAAGGCGCGAGTCGAGAAGAAGACCAACAGGCACTATTACTGA
- the LOC136477453 gene encoding uncharacterized protein, whose protein sequence is MHPPLTLHRHPMCAEIIEEFHKCHLDHPVKKFFGECTDLKIKLDRCFRQEKALKRKANFEESKKFKEQLQAYKTEIAEKSEE, encoded by the exons ATGCATCCCCCTCTGACTTTACATAGGCATCCTATGTGTGCCGAG ATTATTGAAGAATTCCATAAGTGCCATCTGGATCACCCTGTTAAGAAGTTCTTTGGAGAGTGCACAGACCTGAAAATCAAGCTAGACCGCTGCTTCCGACAGGAG AAAGCTTTGAAGAGaaaggcaaactttgaagagagcAAGAAATTTAAAGAACAGTTGCAGGCTTACAAAACGGAAATTGCAGAGAAAAGCGAGGAATAA
- the LOC136473882 gene encoding uncharacterized protein isoform X1, whose translation MVRRGFVFLFGSNTELRFTVFYNVLLSESFSDHEIQKNLMQLDLVWSSSFQVWKILDLEPKPVLMNSDYTTNEGANGRPHRKNQALSRPKAIPSKWDDAQKWLVGMSNGGRADGTHGGARVKPRNSNADDRRLLGSSSQNGRVSCSSVDGALEYSMVVAAAPSTPPRTGEGGDDVEETKKIDCMVQQQHGSPPKAVMRSVCLRDMGTEMTPIASKEPSRTATPLRASTPVARSPISSRSSTPARRRQEGPVGVTTAAVVGTTEQAAAAGKVGCVGEERPVVGHVPSANSLESRAAAWDEAERAKFMARYKREEVKIQAWENHEKRKAETKMKKMQMKADQMKLRAQEKLSNRLATTHRMAEEQRATAEAKLNERAVRTSEKANYIRRTGHLPSSFKISCLCGSSFE comes from the exons ATGGTGAGAAGGGGATTCGTATTTTTGTTTGGTTCGAATACAGAATTACGGTTTACGGTGTTCTATAATGTCCTGCTTTCTGAAAGTTTCTCAGATCACGAAATTCAGAAAAATCTGATGCAGCTCGATCTGGTCTGGTCCAGTAGCTTTCAGGTCTGGAAAATCTTGGATCTGGAGCCCAAACCTGTTCTTATGAACTCAG ACTACACCACCAATGAGGGCGCCAACGGGCGTCCGCaccgcaagaatcaagccttgtCTCGGCCCAAGGCGATCCCGTCCAAGTGGGACGACGCGCAGAAATGGCTCGTGGGCATGTCGAACGGCGGCCGCGCGGACGGAACCCACGGCGGCGCCAGGGTCAAGCCCAGGAACTCCAACGCCGACGATCGGCGCCTCCTCGGCTCGTCCTCGCAGAACGGCCGTGTGTCCTGCAGCAGCGTGGACGGCGCCTTGGAGTACAGCATGGTGGTGGCCGCCGCGCCCTCGACGCCGCCGCGGACCGGCGAGGGGGGCGACGACGTGGAGGAAACCAAGAAGATCGACTGCATGGTGCAGCAGCAGCATGGCTCGCCGCCCAAGGCGGTGATGCGGTCCGTGTGCCTGCGGGACATGGGGACAGAGATGACCCCCATCGCCAGCAAGGAGCCGTCCAGGACGGCCACGCCGCTGCGTGCCTCCACGCCCGTTGCGCGGAGCCCAATATCCTCGAGGTCGTCCACCCCAGCGAGGAGACGCCAGGAAGGGCCTGTGGGCGTgaccaccgccgccgttgtagGGACGACCGAGCAGGCAGCGGCAGCAGGCAAGGTCGGTTGTGTCGGCGAGGAGCGCCCCGTGGTTGGTCATGTGCCCAGCGCGAACTCGCTGGAGTCGCGCGCGGCAGCCTGGGATGAGGCTGAAcgagccaagttcatggcgag GTATAAGCGTGAAGAGGTAAAGATACAGGCCTGGGAGAACCATGAGAAGAGAAAAGCTGAGACGAAGATGAAGAAAATGCAG ATGAAGGCCGATCAGATGAAATTACGGGCTCAAGAGAAGCTGTCCAACCGGCTGGCCACGACGCATCGGATGGCCGAGGAGCAGCGGGCGACCGCTGAGGCGAAGCTCAATGAGCGTGCGGTAAGGACATCAGAGAAGGCCAACTACATCAGGAGGACAGGGCACCTGCCGTCCTCCTTCAAGATTTCTTGCTTGTGCGGCTCAAGCTTTGAGTAA
- the LOC136477451 gene encoding putative 12-oxophytodienoate reductase 8, whose amino-acid sequence MEAKAIPLLTPYTMGRFHLSHRVVHAPLTRSRCYNNLSGEHVALYYSQRASEGGLLISESTGVSETAQGYPSTPGIWTKDQVEAWKPVVEGVHQKGGVFFCQIWHVGRASTYDYQPNGQAPISCTDKQITPEVLDDGTVEEFSAPRRLREDEIHQIVNDFRLAARNCIEAGFDGVEIHCAFGYLIEQFMKDSVNDRTDKYGGSMENRCCFALEVIQAAIDEVGADRVGVRLSPYSNYLDCWDSDPDALGLYMIHAMNKLGVLYCSMVEPEAVKVDGKVQIPYKLLHFRNAFSGTFIVGGGYNREEGNRAVSEGYTDLVAYGKWFLANPDLPKRFELNAPLNKYDRSTFYSPDPVVGYTDYPFISPV is encoded by the exons ATGGAAGCAAAAGCAATCCCGCTCCTCACACCATACACCATGGGGAGGTTCCACCTCTCCCACAG GGTTGTCCATGCACCACTCACAAGGTCAAGGTGCTACAACAACCTTTCGGGCGAGCACGTCGCCCTCTACTACTCCCAGAGGGCCTCGGAAGGCGGCCTCCTGATCAGTGAGTCCACTGGGGTCTCCGAGACTGCCCAGGGGTACCCCAGTACTCCAGGTATATGGACCAAGGACCAGGTGGAAGCCTGGAAGCCGGTCGTCGAAGGTGTGCATCAGAAGGGTGGAGTTTTCTTCTGCCAGATTTGGCACGTAGGGAGGGCTTCTACTTATG ATTATCAACCCAATGGACAAGCACCAATTTCTTGTACGGACAAGCAGATCACCCCTGAGGTTCTCGATGATGGGACTGTGGAGGAATTCTCAGCCCCAAGGAGGCTTAGAGAAGATGAAATCCACCAGATTGTCAATGATTTTAGGCTTGCTGCTAGGAACTGCATTGAAGCAG GCTTTGACGGAGTCGAAATCCACTGTGCATTTGGCTATCTCATCGAGCAGTTCATGAAAGACAGTGTCAACGACAGAACTGACAAGTACGGTGGAAGCATGGAAAACCGATGCTGCTTTGCGCTAGAGGTAATCCAAGCTGCCATCGATGAGGTCGGAGCAGACAGGGTTGGTGTCCGTCTCTCACCATATTCCAACTACCTGGATTGCTGGGACTCAGACCCAGACGCACTTGGCCTGTACATGATCCACGCCATGAACAAGCTCGGCGTCCTCTACTGCAGCATGGTTGAGCCGGAGGCGGTCAAAGTGGATGGTAAGGTGCAGATCCCCTACAAGCTGCTGCATTTCAGGAATGCGTTTTCTGGCACTTTCATTGTTGGTGGAGGATACAACAGGGAAGAAGGCAACAGAGCTGTGTCTGAAGGTTACACTGACCTGGTGGCATACGGCAAATGGTTTCTGGCGAACCCAGACTTGCCAAAGCGATTTGAGCTGAATGCACCTTTGAACAAGTACGACAGATCCACGTTCTACTCTCCTGACCCCGTTGTTGGGTACACTGATTACCCTTTTATCAGTCCTGTGTGA